One Nonomuraea angiospora DNA segment encodes these proteins:
- a CDS encoding cysteine peptidase family C39 domain-containing protein, translating into MAEHATRPRPVRTERRPQMEDADCGPACLSTIFAHHGLRVPVRDIRERCGVGRDGLTGAGLKAAAEEYGFTIGGWRVEADALESFPVPSMIFVDQRHYVVLEGMRRRWAYLNDPAVGRIRLSREEFRRRFSGIVLVPTPGEGFTPGGPRFPMARSVLTKVRPYLSTLLAIAVMAFMLALPAAVTALLTRLLLGKVLVAGGAAWSAPVLLGLLGCVGFTLAGMWAQQRLLGAVQLAMAADLSGRYVWRLLRLPGDHFHRRQTGGLVTRTSFGAGLALLLSDRVAAVIAALLTMVVHSSILFAFHPAFAAVAALLAAVNLVAMRAVSRRTAPHQQRLIFDEHRRDSMAFNGVSMAESLKADGAEGWFFAKWAGLSARTMSAAQELMRVTQALMVVPAALGSLAGATMVITGAVLTARGEVTMETVIAAQLLVGAFLVPVSSLVGVGAEAQVAVAQTSMLDDALEAEPDPRHAEPPGAPERAGGLRGTVEFDGVTFGYDRQHGPVIEGLSWRAEPGQRIAIVGRTGSGKSTVARLLTGAVMPWSGQIRFDGVPRDELPRETLSTSIGYVEQNLQVFEGTVADNLTLWDPTVPGYRLHRAVGDACIAEVVHRRGGLSGGWVEERGRNLSGGERQRLEIARALALSPSVLVLDEATSALDAETEALVDANLKARGCTCVVIAHRLSTVRDSDLILVMDRGKVVQRGTHAELIAESGPYRTLVEEAA; encoded by the coding sequence GTGGCTGAGCACGCGACCAGGCCGCGGCCGGTCCGCACCGAGCGCCGGCCGCAGATGGAGGACGCCGACTGCGGGCCCGCCTGCCTGAGCACGATCTTCGCCCACCACGGCCTGCGCGTCCCCGTACGCGACATCAGAGAACGGTGCGGAGTGGGCCGGGACGGCCTCACGGGAGCCGGGCTCAAGGCGGCGGCCGAGGAGTACGGCTTCACCATCGGTGGCTGGCGGGTGGAGGCCGACGCGCTGGAGAGCTTCCCCGTCCCCTCGATGATCTTCGTCGACCAGCGGCACTACGTGGTGCTGGAGGGCATGCGCAGGCGGTGGGCCTACCTCAACGACCCCGCCGTGGGCAGGATCCGGCTGAGCAGAGAGGAGTTCCGGCGGCGATTCAGCGGGATCGTGCTGGTGCCGACCCCGGGCGAGGGCTTCACGCCGGGAGGGCCGCGGTTCCCCATGGCCCGCTCGGTGCTGACGAAGGTGCGGCCGTACCTGTCCACGTTGCTCGCCATCGCCGTCATGGCCTTCATGCTGGCCCTGCCCGCGGCGGTCACCGCGCTGCTGACCCGGCTCCTGCTGGGCAAGGTACTGGTCGCCGGCGGCGCGGCCTGGTCCGCGCCCGTGCTCCTCGGGCTGCTCGGCTGCGTCGGCTTCACCCTGGCCGGGATGTGGGCGCAGCAGCGGCTGCTCGGCGCGGTGCAGCTGGCGATGGCGGCCGACCTGTCCGGCCGGTACGTGTGGCGGCTGCTCAGGCTACCGGGCGACCACTTCCACCGGCGGCAGACCGGTGGCCTGGTGACCAGGACGTCCTTCGGCGCGGGGCTGGCCCTGCTGCTGTCGGACCGGGTCGCCGCCGTCATCGCGGCCCTGCTCACCATGGTGGTGCACTCGTCGATCCTGTTCGCCTTCCACCCGGCCTTCGCCGCCGTCGCCGCGCTGCTGGCGGCGGTCAACCTGGTGGCGATGCGCGCGGTCAGCCGCCGCACCGCCCCGCACCAGCAGCGGCTCATCTTCGACGAGCACCGCAGGGACAGCATGGCGTTCAACGGCGTCTCGATGGCCGAGTCGCTGAAGGCCGACGGCGCCGAGGGATGGTTCTTCGCCAAGTGGGCGGGGCTGTCGGCGCGGACCATGTCGGCGGCCCAGGAACTGATGCGGGTCACGCAGGCGCTGATGGTGGTGCCCGCCGCGCTCGGCTCGCTGGCCGGGGCCACCATGGTGATCACCGGGGCGGTGCTGACGGCCCGCGGTGAGGTCACGATGGAGACCGTCATCGCGGCCCAGCTCCTCGTCGGCGCCTTCCTCGTACCCGTGTCCTCGCTGGTCGGGGTCGGCGCCGAGGCGCAGGTCGCGGTCGCGCAGACCAGCATGCTCGACGACGCGCTGGAGGCCGAGCCCGACCCCCGCCACGCCGAGCCCCCCGGCGCCCCCGAGAGGGCGGGGGGCCTGCGCGGCACGGTGGAGTTCGACGGGGTCACCTTCGGTTACGACCGCCAGCACGGGCCGGTGATCGAGGGGCTGTCGTGGCGCGCGGAGCCCGGCCAGCGCATCGCCATCGTCGGCCGCACCGGCAGCGGCAAGTCCACGGTCGCCCGCCTGCTCACCGGAGCGGTCATGCCGTGGTCCGGGCAGATCAGGTTCGACGGCGTGCCGAGGGACGAGCTGCCCAGGGAGACGCTGTCCACCTCGATCGGCTACGTGGAGCAGAACCTTCAGGTGTTCGAGGGCACGGTGGCCGACAACCTCACGCTGTGGGATCCGACGGTTCCCGGGTACCGGCTGCACCGGGCGGTCGGCGACGCCTGCATCGCCGAGGTGGTCCACCGCAGGGGCGGGCTGTCGGGCGGCTGGGTCGAGGAGCGGGGCCGCAACCTGTCGGGCGGCGAGCGGCAGCGCCTGGAGATCGCCAGGGCGCTCGCGCTGTCCCCCTCGGTGCTGGTGCTGGACGAGGCCACCAGCGCGCTGGACGCGGAGACCGAGGCCCTGGTGGACGCCAACCTCAAGGCCAGGGGCTGCACGTGCGTGGTCATCGCGCACCGGCTCAGCACCGTACGCGACAGCGATCTGATCCTCGTGATGGACCGCGGCAAGGTCGTCCAGCGGGGAACCCACGCCGAGCTCATCGCCGAGTCCGGCCCCTACCGCACACTCGTCGAGGAAGCGGCATGA
- a CDS encoding MFS transporter has translation MSSGLTGRQRAVLALVCAVAVSAIYGIQPVLETAGQDLGLGEGALGWLVAAGQIGYLAGLVLLVPLGDLFDRRRLITAHLLLTAVGAGVAAAAPGAGVAIAGLALAGLFAVVVQITVAYVAAVSPAAERGRNIGAVTSGVVIGILGVRVVAGALGELADWRMVYLVIAGLCGLLALAARFTLEADLRRPRARYGQLLSSLGRLVVGDRLFLGRGLVAFFLFASFGTLWSGLALPLGDAPWHLGTTEIGLFGLAGLTGALGAARAGRWADRGLAPSVTGWSLALLTASWLLIAQAGSSLWLLIVGVIVLDFAVQAVHVSSQHLLTTARPDRSSSVIGAYMAFYSLGSALGAITTTWAYSAAGWPAASLLGAAYAALGLLVATSTRRFGSFSAAA, from the coding sequence ATGTCGTCAGGATTGACCGGAAGGCAGCGGGCCGTGCTCGCGCTGGTGTGCGCGGTGGCGGTGTCGGCCATCTACGGCATCCAGCCGGTCCTCGAGACCGCGGGCCAGGACCTCGGGCTGGGGGAAGGAGCGTTGGGGTGGCTGGTCGCCGCCGGTCAGATCGGCTATCTCGCGGGGCTGGTGCTGCTGGTCCCGCTCGGTGACCTGTTCGACCGCCGCCGGCTCATCACGGCGCACCTGCTGCTCACCGCGGTGGGCGCGGGGGTGGCCGCCGCCGCACCCGGCGCCGGCGTCGCGATCGCGGGCCTGGCCCTGGCCGGACTGTTCGCCGTGGTCGTCCAGATCACGGTGGCCTACGTCGCCGCCGTCTCACCGGCCGCCGAGCGCGGCCGCAACATCGGCGCGGTCACCTCGGGCGTGGTCATCGGGATCCTCGGAGTGCGGGTGGTCGCGGGCGCACTGGGCGAGCTGGCCGACTGGCGCATGGTCTACCTCGTGATCGCCGGACTTTGCGGGCTGCTCGCGCTCGCCGCCCGATTCACCCTCGAGGCCGACCTCCGCCGCCCCCGGGCCCGGTACGGGCAACTGCTGTCATCGCTGGGTCGTCTGGTCGTCGGCGACCGGCTCTTCCTCGGCCGGGGACTGGTCGCGTTCTTCCTGTTCGCCTCCTTCGGCACGCTGTGGAGCGGACTGGCGCTCCCGCTCGGCGACGCGCCGTGGCACCTGGGCACCACCGAGATCGGATTGTTCGGACTCGCCGGCCTCACCGGGGCGCTGGGCGCGGCCCGGGCCGGCCGATGGGCCGACCGGGGCCTGGCGCCCTCGGTCACCGGCTGGTCGCTGGCCCTGCTCACGGCCTCGTGGCTGCTGATCGCTCAGGCGGGGTCGTCGCTGTGGCTGCTGATCGTCGGCGTCATCGTCCTGGACTTCGCCGTGCAGGCCGTTCACGTCAGCAGCCAGCACCTGCTCACCACCGCCCGCCCCGACCGGAGCAGCAGCGTCATCGGCGCCTACATGGCCTTCTACTCCCTCGGCTCCGCGCTCGGTGCGATCACCACCACCTGGGCCTACAGCGCCGCGGGATGGCCGGCCGCCAGCCTGCTCGGCGCGGCCTACGCCGCGCTCGGACTCCTCGTCGCCACCTCGACCCGACGCTTCGGGTCCTTCTCGGCGGCGGCGTGA
- a CDS encoding thiocillin family RiPP: MAESLYILGDEDRKKFARLIAAAWSEEDVRGRYGREPRLMLAEYGIAYPEGVATPPLPPKPAGEFSIEELEVAAGTEAPADGCFGSASSVSCFTGCVATASTYGCAGVAEA, from the coding sequence ATGGCCGAAAGCCTCTACATTCTCGGTGACGAGGACCGCAAGAAGTTCGCCAGGCTGATCGCCGCCGCCTGGTCGGAGGAGGACGTGAGGGGCCGTTACGGTCGCGAGCCTCGCCTGATGCTGGCCGAGTACGGCATCGCGTACCCGGAGGGCGTGGCCACGCCGCCGCTGCCCCCGAAGCCGGCCGGTGAGTTCAGCATCGAGGAGCTCGAGGTCGCGGCCGGCACCGAGGCCCCGGCCGATGGCTGCTTCGGCTCCGCCAGCTCTGTCAGCTGCTTCACCGGCTGCGTCGCCACCGCCTCCACCTACGGCTGCGCGGGAGTCGCGGAGGCCTGA